The following proteins come from a genomic window of Limosilactobacillus reuteri:
- a CDS encoding IS3 family transposase yields the protein MDVQHALESHPSINGMCDYVGISRSGYYQREKRHNHQSPRKLRKKFIQGEIKAIWLKSLCIYGAGKITQELRSKGYKIAERTVGKYMRELGIHAVYLTPWTTTTRNSKFDKQLINILDEQFNPLRPNAVWCIDTTYIPVHDGFVYLTSIMDLYSRRIIGWDLSETLEVSNVIPLIEKTKHSRHISKPLIMHSDRGSQFTSEAYNQVTANMTLSYSKKAYPWDNACIESFHALIKREWINRFKIHSYSEAKRLVFQYIETFYNTVRIHSHCGFKSPKQLEDEYQTQIQNLVVA from the coding sequence ATGGACGTTCAGCACGCTTTGGAATCCCACCCTTCCATCAATGGTATGTGTGATTATGTTGGAATCTCAAGAAGTGGTTACTATCAACGAGAAAAGCGTCATAATCACCAATCACCGCGAAAGCTTCGGAAGAAGTTTATTCAAGGTGAAATTAAAGCAATTTGGCTCAAAAGCCTTTGTATTTACGGTGCCGGCAAAATCACCCAAGAACTTCGCTCAAAAGGATATAAGATCGCTGAACGAACTGTTGGTAAGTATATGCGTGAACTTGGCATTCACGCCGTTTACCTAACCCCTTGGACGACTACCACTCGCAATTCTAAGTTTGATAAACAGCTAATAAATATTTTAGACGAGCAGTTCAATCCATTGCGACCAAACGCCGTTTGGTGCATTGACACCACTTATATTCCAGTTCATGACGGATTCGTTTATTTAACCAGTATTATGGACTTGTACTCCCGACGGATCATTGGTTGGGACTTATCTGAAACCTTGGAGGTATCGAATGTCATCCCACTTATTGAAAAGACTAAGCACAGTCGCCATATTAGCAAGCCATTAATCATGCACAGTGATCGTGGTAGTCAGTTTACGTCTGAAGCTTACAATCAAGTTACAGCTAACATGACATTAAGCTATTCAAAGAAAGCTTATCCTTGGGATAATGCCTGCATTGAGTCGTTTCATGCCTTGATTAAGCGTGAATGGATAAATCGGTTTAAAATCCATTCATACTCCGAAGCTAAACGACTAGTTTTTCAGTACATTGAAACGTTTTACAACACAGTTAGAATTCACAGTCATTGTGGATTCAAATCACCAAAGCAACTTGAAGATGAGTATCAAACTCAAATTCAAAATTTAGTCGTGGCATAG
- a CDS encoding DsbA family oxidoreductase, producing MEIQYWADIACPYCYMGITQLQRALKELKIADQTPLKFMSFQLDPTLPTTTDLSMTEYYAKTHQLTKQEALTQIQKIDQLAADIDLPIKIENAIPVNTLAAHRLIKYIESLNDQALLNKAVKRLYQLYFNDNESIADYETLTVAMNEIGLPVADVKKVLESNQYEDEVRKNERRAFMIGMPSAPLFVINNKYSITGAQPYEVFLEALKKVENTTK from the coding sequence ATGGAAATTCAATACTGGGCTGATATCGCGTGCCCATACTGCTATATGGGAATTACACAATTACAACGGGCGCTTAAGGAATTAAAGATTGCCGATCAGACACCATTAAAATTTATGTCATTTCAACTAGATCCAACGTTGCCAACAACAACTGATTTATCAATGACAGAATATTATGCAAAAACTCATCAACTAACTAAACAAGAAGCTCTTACACAAATACAAAAAATTGATCAACTTGCTGCCGATATTGATTTACCAATTAAGATAGAAAATGCGATTCCTGTTAATACATTAGCTGCTCATCGCTTAATAAAATACATTGAGAGTTTAAATGATCAAGCATTACTTAATAAAGCTGTTAAACGTCTTTATCAACTTTATTTTAATGATAATGAATCAATTGCGGACTATGAAACCCTAACTGTTGCAATGAATGAAATTGGACTACCTGTTGCTGATGTTAAAAAAGTTCTTGAATCTAATCAGTATGAAGATGAGGTTCGAAAAAACGAACGGCGCGCATTTATGATTGGAATGCCAAGTGCACCACTATTTGTGATTAATAATAAATATTCAATCACTGGTGCGCAGCCTTATGAAGTATTTTTAGAAGCCTTGAAAAAAGTAGAAAATACAACTAAATAG
- a CDS encoding IS3 family transposase encodes MIKDGYTVSELVKAAKVSRQAYYKWLKRELTTKDIQDQEILNLIKEIEKTNKQSIGYGKMTRLIKRAGLGYLVNKKRVIRIMKEHGIKADYRQAKSKRDKERQTYQAKNILNRQFKQEAANQVWVTDTTELAYNIHNYKVRLHVVLDLYGQFPISWLINPTETSEGAIQVFKKAQKQEGVLALLIHTDRGAAYTSKAFNQYLTSNNSQHSYSAPGTPADNAVIEHWWADFKAIWLAHSSKPQTLDELQTLVAEGIEYFTNTFISAKRNDLTATEFRYGKAN; translated from the coding sequence ATGATTAAAGACGGTTATACAGTATCAGAACTAGTTAAAGCGGCTAAAGTAAGCCGGCAAGCCTACTATAAGTGGCTAAAACGAGAATTAACTACTAAGGATATCCAGGATCAAGAGATTCTTAATTTGATTAAAGAAATTGAGAAAACTAATAAGCAAAGTATTGGCTATGGGAAAATGACTCGTCTTATTAAGCGCGCAGGTCTTGGATATTTGGTCAACAAAAAACGAGTTATTAGAATTATGAAGGAACATGGGATTAAAGCTGACTATCGTCAAGCTAAAAGTAAACGCGACAAGGAACGTCAAACCTATCAAGCTAAAAATATACTTAATCGTCAATTTAAACAGGAAGCAGCTAATCAGGTTTGGGTAACTGATACAACAGAACTCGCCTACAATATTCATAATTATAAAGTTCGTTTACATGTGGTTCTTGATTTATATGGTCAATTTCCAATTAGCTGGCTAATTAACCCAACAGAAACTAGTGAGGGAGCAATTCAAGTATTCAAGAAAGCTCAGAAACAAGAAGGTGTATTAGCCCTACTTATTCATACTGATCGCGGAGCTGCTTATACTTCTAAGGCGTTCAATCAATATTTAACTAGCAATAATAGTCAACATAGCTATTCAGCTCCTGGCACACCAGCAGATAACGCAGTTATCGAGCACTGGTGGGCCGACTTTAAAGCAATTTGGCTAGCGCATTCATCTAAGCCACAAACACTTGATGAACTTCAAACACTAGTAGCTGAAGGAATTGAATACTTTACAAATACATTTATTTCAGCTAAAAGAAATGACCTTACTGCAACGGAATTTCGTTACGGCAAAGCCAATTAA
- the istB gene encoding IS21-like element helper ATPase IstB, with amino-acid sequence MNQYQKLVDNLTKLNLDNMAASIADYRQQVNDNQISFSEALLELTDKEIAYQQQKSLKRRIKRARFPIIKLLSDFDYQFQPSINQQQIAEFATMSFLDNQENIVFIGSPGVGKTHLSIGLGIEACRQDVRTLFINCHELILRLKAAQGKQHLERVMRRYERYDLLIIDELGYLPISAEEAKLLFQLINGRYERKSTIITTNVPLSSWGAVLHSTATAEAILDRLVYHSHVIKIKGKSYRLASVNS; translated from the coding sequence ATGAATCAATATCAAAAATTAGTCGATAATTTAACGAAGTTAAATTTAGATAATATGGCTGCATCAATTGCGGATTATCGTCAACAAGTTAACGATAACCAGATCAGCTTTAGTGAAGCCCTGTTGGAACTAACCGATAAGGAGATTGCCTATCAGCAGCAAAAAAGCTTAAAGAGAAGAATCAAACGTGCAAGATTTCCAATTATTAAGCTGCTCAGTGATTTTGATTATCAGTTCCAACCTTCAATTAATCAACAACAAATAGCTGAGTTTGCGACGATGTCATTTCTGGATAATCAAGAGAACATCGTTTTTATTGGTAGCCCTGGCGTGGGTAAAACACATTTATCAATTGGCCTTGGCATCGAAGCGTGCCGACAAGACGTACGAACACTATTTATTAATTGCCATGAACTAATTCTTAGATTGAAAGCAGCGCAGGGAAAGCAACACTTAGAGCGCGTAATGCGTCGATACGAAAGGTATGACCTGTTAATCATTGATGAATTAGGCTATTTACCAATATCGGCGGAAGAAGCAAAACTATTATTTCAACTAATAAATGGTCGCTATGAACGTAAATCAACGATCATAACGACCAATGTACCATTATCAAGTTGGGGAGCCGTCCTCCATAGCACGGCAACCGCAGAGGCAATTTTAGATCGCCTTGTATATCACTCACACGTAATTAAGATCAAAGGAAAGTCATATCGCTTGGCATCGGTCAATTCTTAA
- the fabI gene encoding enoyl-ACP reductase FabI: protein MGNILTGKKIVVMGVANKRSIAWGCAQMMAEQGAQIIYTYQNSRIKKSLQRLVDNEDQLIECDVADDESIEQAFTTIKERFTKVDGIVHAIAFAKKEELAGSILGASRKGYAIAQDISSYSLIAVTKVANQLNLLNTPASIVTLTYFGSERAIPNYNVMGIAKAALEASVRYLARDLGQKRIRVNAISAGAVKTLAVTGIKGHDELLKMSQARTVDGEDVTISEIGNVCAFLMSDLSTGITGDTIYVDKGVHLI, encoded by the coding sequence ATGGGAAATATATTAACAGGAAAAAAGATCGTTGTTATGGGAGTAGCTAATAAGCGTTCTATTGCATGGGGATGTGCACAAATGATGGCTGAACAAGGTGCCCAAATTATCTATACTTATCAGAATTCCAGAATAAAAAAAAGCCTACAACGGTTAGTAGATAATGAAGATCAATTAATTGAATGTGATGTAGCGGATGACGAAAGTATTGAACAAGCTTTTACAACTATCAAAGAACGTTTTACAAAAGTAGATGGGATCGTACATGCAATTGCTTTTGCCAAAAAAGAAGAATTAGCTGGCTCAATTCTTGGTGCTAGTCGCAAAGGTTATGCAATCGCGCAAGATATTTCGTCTTATTCCCTTATTGCTGTCACTAAGGTTGCCAATCAGTTAAACCTATTAAATACTCCTGCAAGTATTGTTACCCTAACCTATTTTGGCTCTGAACGTGCTATTCCTAACTATAATGTAATGGGAATTGCTAAAGCTGCCCTTGAAGCTAGTGTTCGCTATTTAGCACGGGATTTAGGACAAAAACGAATCCGTGTTAATGCAATCTCTGCTGGAGCGGTTAAGACATTAGCGGTTACAGGTATTAAAGGTCATGATGAACTTTTAAAGATGTCCCAAGCAAGAACTGTTGACGGAGAAGATGTGACTATTAGCGAAATTGGGAATGTGTGTGCATTCTTAATGAGCGATTTATCAACCGGAATTACTGGCGATACCATTTATGTTGATAAAGGAGTACATTTGATTTAA
- a CDS encoding helix-turn-helix domain-containing protein → MVKYKSELKAQIVHEYLSTSQSAYDLSKKYQINRREIAKWVQRYRLNGINGLKRRRQKRTFTTDFKLNVIDYYQTHEDSMAEVAARFDILAAQVSAWRTQFKRDGITALKPHPKGRPSKVKRTKKQIRQLANKSEVEQLKEELAKKNQELYNTKLERDLLKKSLSLFGPSKPGRKPK, encoded by the coding sequence ATGGTCAAATATAAATCAGAATTGAAGGCACAGATTGTCCATGAATACCTGTCAACTTCACAAAGTGCTTATGATTTAAGCAAAAAGTATCAGATTAATAGACGAGAAATAGCTAAGTGGGTTCAGCGATACCGTTTGAATGGGATTAATGGCCTTAAACGTCGTCGTCAGAAGCGAACCTTTACCACCGACTTCAAGTTAAATGTGATAGACTACTATCAAACTCATGAGGATTCAATGGCCGAAGTAGCGGCTCGTTTTGATATCTTAGCGGCACAGGTCTCTGCTTGGCGCACACAATTTAAACGAGACGGGATTACAGCTTTGAAGCCTCACCCGAAAGGTAGGCCGTCAAAAGTGAAACGTACTAAAAAACAAATCCGCCAGCTCGCCAATAAGAGTGAAGTGGAACAATTAAAGGAAGAATTAGCGAAGAAGAACCAAGAACTCTATAACACCAAGTTGGAGCGTGATCTCTTAAAAAAATCGCTGTCCCTGTTCGGACCCTCAAAGCCCGGAAGAAAACCCAAATAG
- a CDS encoding helix-turn-helix domain-containing protein translates to MTKWIKQFLLAGLAGLIRPKHNQKYSLKTKIAAVKDYQLNGLASREVLIKYKIRHISQLKQWIIQYNSDKLTVAYATRKRVKKMGRKVSFDEKKQIVQWTINHQNNYKEAASKYDISYQRVYSWVRKYLHDHNWEVLKDNRGRNKEKEPTNELERLRKRVRELEAEKRESEVQIAFAKKLVEIRNREVHRPDDIKRFKK, encoded by the coding sequence ATGACTAAATGGATTAAACAATTTTTATTAGCAGGACTGGCAGGATTAATTCGTCCTAAACATAACCAAAAATATTCACTTAAGACAAAGATTGCCGCGGTGAAAGATTATCAGCTTAACGGACTGGCTAGTCGTGAGGTTTTAATTAAGTACAAAATACGCCATATTTCTCAACTAAAACAATGGATTATCCAGTACAATAGTGACAAACTAACTGTTGCTTACGCAACAAGAAAGCGAGTTAAGAAAATGGGCCGGAAAGTATCCTTTGATGAGAAAAAGCAGATTGTGCAGTGGACGATTAACCACCAGAACAACTATAAAGAAGCAGCTAGTAAGTATGATATTAGTTATCAGCGGGTTTATTCGTGGGTACGTAAATATTTGCACGATCATAATTGGGAAGTACTAAAAGATAATCGTGGCAGAAATAAAGAGAAAGAACCGACAAATGAGCTCGAACGGTTGAGAAAACGAGTACGTGAATTAGAAGCTGAGAAACGAGAAAGCGAGGTACAAATTGCGTTCGCAAAAAAATTAGTCGAAATACGCAATCGGGAGGTGCATCGGCCGGACGATATCAAGCGATTCAAGAAATGA
- the istA gene encoding IS21 family transposase, with translation MRKDVYERMRYFVVEKIKPNYSAIARQYGVDPRTVKTAYLRAQNGETIVRNQRKRRSKLDGFQDIIKDKYTAGCSARAIYDFIVEKGFTGKYTIVKDYCRHFRKAQTKKATIRVEHTMGLSAQVDWKEQVTMTDQNGVPHTFSIFLYVLPYSKFKFLKLTLDQKQDTLFKCLFEALKATGGIPKEIWFDNMSTVVDHKLSDFHHHRFNERFLSFSHDAGFHPIACRPFRPQTKGCVEALARTMGRLKPYDGEFSTINDLNDIVDRLAKRLNHEKSQSNNQKPVELWTKEKEHFRSLNHDLVRYFHSDQTRKVSRDSMIRFQNHQYSVSPNYIGKEVEIKLTPDDKTIHIFYQGVEIQKHDLTNKQFNYDLHDKHAILKSDLMADKTDEEINQYMLNNLSIYDQIGE, from the coding sequence ATGCGAAAAGACGTTTACGAAAGGATGAGATATTTTGTGGTAGAGAAAATAAAACCAAATTATTCCGCTATTGCACGACAATACGGTGTTGATCCACGAACAGTAAAAACTGCATATTTACGAGCTCAAAATGGTGAAACAATAGTTAGAAATCAACGAAAGCGTCGTAGTAAGTTAGATGGATTTCAAGACATCATTAAAGATAAATACACCGCAGGGTGTTCTGCTAGAGCAATTTATGATTTTATCGTTGAAAAAGGTTTTACAGGTAAATACACCATCGTTAAAGATTATTGTCGCCATTTTCGCAAAGCACAAACTAAGAAAGCCACGATTAGAGTTGAACATACGATGGGACTAAGTGCTCAAGTTGATTGGAAAGAACAGGTTACAATGACTGACCAAAATGGGGTTCCACATACTTTCAGTATTTTTTTGTACGTCCTGCCCTATTCAAAATTTAAGTTCTTAAAATTAACCCTGGATCAGAAGCAAGATACTTTATTCAAATGTTTATTTGAGGCCCTTAAGGCTACTGGTGGAATTCCTAAAGAAATCTGGTTTGATAATATGTCAACTGTCGTTGACCATAAATTAAGTGACTTTCATCATCATCGATTTAATGAACGATTCCTATCATTTAGTCATGACGCCGGATTTCATCCAATCGCTTGCCGACCATTTAGGCCGCAAACTAAAGGTTGTGTTGAAGCTTTGGCAAGAACAATGGGACGATTAAAACCATATGATGGAGAATTTAGCACCATCAATGATTTGAATGATATCGTTGATCGACTAGCCAAACGGCTTAATCATGAGAAATCGCAAAGTAATAATCAGAAGCCAGTTGAATTATGGACAAAAGAAAAAGAGCATTTCCGGTCTCTTAACCATGATCTCGTAAGATATTTCCACAGCGACCAAACTAGAAAAGTATCTCGAGATTCAATGATTAGATTTCAAAACCATCAATACTCTGTTTCCCCTAATTATATCGGAAAAGAAGTTGAAATTAAACTAACTCCTGATGATAAAACTATTCATATTTTCTATCAAGGTGTTGAAATTCAGAAGCATGATTTAACCAATAAGCAGTTTAATTACGATCTGCATGATAAACACGCCATTCTTAAAAGTGATTTGATGGCAGATAAAACGGATGAAGAAATTAACCAGTATATGCTTAATAATCTCAGTATTTACGATCAGATTGGAGAATAG
- the accD gene encoding acetyl-CoA carboxylase, carboxyltransferase subunit beta, producing the protein MKLYDQNNTLSERHIKADKNADERVPDQMWLRCPHCHQLLFAKQLTQYAVCPNCDYGLRIPARHRLSWLVDSFKEFYKDLQIKNPLHFPGYQEKISKLQRQTKLNDSVLTGEASINDQPFSLGIMDPTFIMGSLGTVSGEKITRLFEYATTHRQAVVLFTASGGARMQEGIMSLMQMAKVSQAINEHAAAGLLYIVVLTDPTTGGVTASFAMDGDIILAEPHALVGFAGRRVIEQTIHQQIPIDLQSAENILHHGFIDRIVKRQDEKQLLEWLLKTGSVANE; encoded by the coding sequence GTGAAATTATATGATCAAAATAATACTTTAAGTGAACGGCACATCAAAGCAGATAAAAATGCTGATGAAAGGGTCCCAGATCAAATGTGGCTAAGATGTCCACATTGTCATCAATTACTATTCGCCAAGCAGTTAACACAATATGCTGTTTGTCCCAATTGTGACTATGGATTACGAATACCTGCCCGCCATCGACTCTCGTGGTTAGTGGATTCATTTAAAGAATTCTATAAGGATCTCCAGATAAAGAATCCGTTACATTTTCCTGGATACCAAGAAAAAATTAGTAAACTCCAAAGACAAACTAAGCTGAATGATTCAGTCCTAACTGGTGAAGCTTCAATTAATGATCAGCCATTTTCACTAGGCATTATGGATCCAACATTTATTATGGGATCACTCGGAACTGTTTCAGGTGAAAAGATAACGCGCTTATTTGAATATGCAACTACCCATCGCCAAGCAGTAGTATTATTCACTGCTTCAGGCGGGGCACGGATGCAAGAAGGAATTATGTCGTTAATGCAGATGGCTAAGGTTTCACAAGCAATAAATGAGCATGCTGCTGCCGGCCTTTTATACATTGTGGTCTTAACAGATCCAACAACTGGTGGAGTAACTGCTAGTTTCGCGATGGACGGAGATATTATTCTCGCTGAGCCCCATGCACTTGTTGGCTTTGCTGGCCGTCGCGTTATTGAACAGACGATCCACCAGCAAATTCCTATCGATCTCCAATCAGCTGAAAACATCCTACATCATGGGTTTATTGATCGAATTGTAAAACGTCAAGATGAAAAACAGCTGCTTGAATGGCTATTAAAAACAGGGAGCGTTGCTAATGAATGA
- the accA gene encoding carboxyltransferase subunit alpha codes for MNEQLSASEIVKRARSDNKITGMEIIQNVFPDFVELHGDRAGGDDPAIVGGIATFHQQAVTVITTDRGKTTEEKIIKHFGSPMPSGYRKALRLIKQAAKFKRPVFCFVNTAGAFPSKEAEENGQGSAIAQNILQISQLAIPIITIIYGEGGSGGALALACGDEVWMLENSTYSILSPEGFASIMWKDSTKADKAAELMQMVPQALLKQGIIEGIIPESEKHQQTCKNIEQVLLKRLNKLQELSPNQLLANRKKRYRKF; via the coding sequence ATGAATGAACAATTATCAGCAAGCGAGATTGTTAAACGTGCTCGCAGCGACAATAAAATTACGGGGATGGAGATTATTCAAAACGTTTTCCCAGATTTTGTTGAGTTGCACGGCGACCGGGCAGGCGGGGATGATCCTGCAATCGTTGGTGGAATTGCTACTTTCCATCAGCAAGCAGTTACCGTCATTACCACCGATCGAGGAAAGACAACGGAAGAGAAAATCATAAAGCATTTTGGCTCACCAATGCCTAGTGGTTATCGCAAGGCACTCCGCTTAATTAAGCAAGCAGCTAAATTTAAGCGACCTGTATTCTGTTTTGTTAATACCGCAGGAGCATTTCCTAGCAAAGAAGCCGAAGAAAATGGGCAAGGAAGTGCGATCGCCCAAAATATTTTACAAATAAGTCAGCTTGCTATTCCAATTATCACGATTATTTATGGTGAAGGAGGTAGTGGGGGAGCCTTAGCGTTGGCATGTGGAGATGAAGTATGGATGTTAGAAAACAGTACTTATTCTATTTTATCTCCTGAGGGGTTTGCCTCCATTATGTGGAAAGATAGTACGAAAGCAGATAAAGCGGCAGAATTAATGCAAATGGTGCCGCAAGCTTTATTAAAACAAGGGATCATTGAAGGAATTATTCCAGAAAGCGAAAAGCACCAACAAACTTGCAAAAATATCGAGCAGGTTTTACTAAAGCGATTAAACAAACTGCAAGAATTATCACCAAATCAACTTCTAGCAAATAGAAAAAAACGTTATCGAAAGTTTTAA
- a CDS encoding transposase produces the protein MTKHSYDKEFKEQAVQYYLDNKDHMTMNEISKNLGIGASTLHKWIKLFTETGEFGRGSGNFASDKDKEIARLKRQLRDAEGAIEVLKKSIGILSK, from the coding sequence ATGACGAAGCACAGTTATGACAAGGAATTTAAGGAACAGGCCGTTCAGTATTACTTAGATAACAAGGATCACATGACCATGAATGAAATAAGTAAGAATCTAGGTATTGGGGCTAGTACATTACATAAATGGATTAAGCTGTTTACTGAGACTGGGGAGTTTGGCCGTGGCTCTGGTAATTTTGCCAGCGATAAGGACAAGGAGATTGCACGACTAAAGCGTCAACTTCGTGACGCTGAAGGAGCGATCGAAGTATTAAAAAAATCAATCGGGATTCTGAGCAAGTAA
- a CDS encoding MazG-like protein, with protein sequence MQLNELVTRSKFIRQAYHTLEKKHHGSEWIINEDLLALSNDIGNLDRLVMTKEGRYYDQLSEKLAENIWWLIELSQRLNIDIETELEKFLAKKEQQLSIDLEKNNDKK encoded by the coding sequence ATGCAATTAAATGAGTTAGTCACACGAAGCAAATTTATTCGTCAAGCTTATCATACCCTTGAGAAAAAGCATCATGGATCTGAATGGATTATTAACGAGGATCTATTGGCTCTTTCAAATGATATTGGTAATTTAGACCGCCTAGTAATGACCAAAGAGGGACGTTATTACGATCAACTATCAGAAAAATTAGCTGAAAATATTTGGTGGTTGATCGAATTATCTCAACGTCTAAATATTGATATCGAAACAGAGTTAGAGAAATTTCTAGCTAAAAAGGAACAACAACTATCCATTGATTTAGAGAAAAATAATGATAAGAAGTGA
- a CDS encoding IS3 family transposase, translated as MDQIRDDQSSLPKKQRYKIGDLLKAIELPKATYHDERKRIANHHDKYTEVKQVILQIAQQFQIRGRWTAGYRRIQAALDKLNLHLSGDTIRKLMRELDVQVGLYNCHRNGKYSSYHGTVGKVSDNKLKQEFNEKQPYRVIHTDVTQVRLANHQWAYISVMIDEASQEILAFQISTSPNKDLIMRTIKELVNNLPDDAQPIIHSDQGWHYQLAYYTQKLADLQFIQSMSRKGNCLDNAPVESFFHLFKTELLAGFPPCKDIIELTKLSYDYVQYFNHVRTTLKTKGMTPIEYRNHALAA; from the coding sequence GTGGATCAGATCAGGGACGATCAATCATCACTACCCAAGAAGCAGCGTTATAAGATTGGTGACCTTCTTAAAGCCATTGAACTTCCCAAGGCTACTTATCACGATGAGCGGAAACGAATAGCTAACCACCATGATAAATATACTGAAGTTAAGCAAGTGATTCTTCAAATTGCTCAACAGTTTCAGATTCGTGGGCGTTGGACTGCGGGCTATCGCCGCATTCAAGCCGCTTTAGATAAACTTAACTTACACTTGTCGGGTGACACGATTCGGAAGTTAATGCGTGAATTGGACGTCCAGGTAGGCCTATATAACTGCCATCGGAATGGTAAATATTCATCTTATCATGGCACCGTTGGTAAGGTTTCAGATAATAAATTAAAGCAAGAATTCAATGAAAAACAACCTTATCGGGTTATTCATACTGACGTAACGCAGGTTCGCTTAGCTAACCATCAATGGGCTTACATCTCAGTGATGATTGACGAAGCGAGTCAAGAGATCCTGGCTTTCCAGATTAGTACTAGTCCCAATAAAGACTTAATTATGCGAACTATAAAAGAATTAGTTAACAATTTACCTGATGATGCGCAACCAATTATCCATTCAGATCAAGGTTGGCATTACCAGTTAGCTTACTATACCCAAAAACTAGCGGATCTTCAGTTTATTCAAAGCATGTCCCGCAAAGGGAATTGCTTAGATAACGCTCCCGTAGAAAGTTTCTTTCACTTATTTAAGACTGAATTACTAGCTGGCTTTCCACCATGCAAGGACATTATTGAGTTAACTAAACTTTCATACGATTATGTTCAATACTTTAATCATGTTAGGACAACCTTAAAAACGAAAGGCATGACCCCAATTGAATACCGAAATCATGCCTTAGCAGCTTAA
- a CDS encoding alpha/beta hydrolase, whose protein sequence is MKHTLKVDQVRDGLWLDSDITYTQVPGWLGNTTRDLKLSVIRHFQTNDDTRYPVIFWFAGGGWMDTDHNVHLPNLVDFARHGYIVVGVEYRDSNKVQFPGQLEDAKAAIRYMRANAKRFQADPNRFIAMGESAGGHMASMLGVTNGLHQFDKGANLDYSSDVQVAVPFYGVVDPLTAKTGSASNDFDFVYRNLLGAEPENAPELDSAANPLTYVNSNSTPFLIFHGTEDVVVPIKDSEKLYDALVENNVPTELYEIEGASHMDVKFLHPQVFKIIMDFLDKYLNR, encoded by the coding sequence ATGAAACATACGCTTAAAGTTGACCAAGTACGTGACGGTTTATGGCTAGATTCAGATATTACATATACACAAGTTCCTGGATGGCTTGGTAATACAACGCGTGATTTAAAACTTTCAGTTATTCGGCATTTTCAGACCAATGACGATACACGTTATCCGGTAATCTTTTGGTTTGCTGGCGGTGGCTGGATGGATACCGATCACAATGTTCATTTACCAAATTTGGTTGATTTTGCCCGTCATGGTTATATTGTTGTTGGTGTTGAATATCGTGATAGCAATAAAGTTCAGTTTCCTGGGCAATTGGAAGATGCTAAAGCTGCTATTCGTTATATGAGAGCTAATGCCAAGCGCTTTCAAGCTGATCCTAATCGGTTTATTGCGATGGGAGAATCGGCTGGTGGGCATATGGCAAGTATGCTAGGCGTTACTAATGGTCTTCACCAATTTGATAAAGGAGCTAATTTAGATTACTCCAGTGATGTTCAAGTAGCTGTTCCTTTTTATGGCGTTGTCGATCCTTTAACCGCTAAAACAGGAAGTGCATCAAACGATTTTGATTTTGTTTACCGTAATTTACTTGGTGCTGAACCTGAAAACGCTCCCGAACTTGATTCTGCTGCAAATCCCCTCACCTATGTAAATTCCAATTCTACGCCTTTTCTTATCTTTCATGGAACAGAGGATGTTGTTGTCCCAATTAAAGATAGTGAAAAGCTTTATGATGCATTAGTAGAAAACAATGTTCCCACTGAATTATATGAAATTGAAGGTGCAAGTCACATGGATGTGAAATTCCTTCATCCACAGGTATTTAAGATTATAATGGACTTTTTAGACAAGTATTTGAACCGCTAA